In Ovis canadensis isolate MfBH-ARS-UI-01 breed Bighorn chromosome 11, ARS-UI_OviCan_v2, whole genome shotgun sequence, one genomic interval encodes:
- the SLC16A5 gene encoding monocarboxylate transporter 6: MPQALERSEGCWAWVVLLASVVTQGLTLGFPTCIGIFFTELQREFRASNSETSWFPSILTAMLHAGGPLCSILVGRFGCRATMMLGGVLASLGMVAGSFCRTLGQLYLTAGFITGLGMCFSFQSSITVLGLYFTRWRVLANALASAGVSLGITLWPLLSRYLLEDLGWRGTFLIFGGVLLHCCVCGAVVKPVPASVTPEAREGLPSPSKRPSQGCLVACGRAIRRHLAFDVLRDNVGYRVYTLGVVWMIMGFPLPHVFLVPYAIRHGVDEQKAALLISVIGFSNIFLRPMAGLVAGRREFAGHRKYLFSLATLLNGLTNLVCVASADFRVLVGYCLVYSVSMSGIGALLFQVLMDIVPMDRFSSALGLFTILESISILISPPLAGLLLDATDDFSYVFYMSSFFLISAALFMGGSFCVLGKRERQGPWAEVKGAVPEAAPEQGLTTEDMDGPEKRLRVEIMYVTSV; the protein is encoded by the exons ATGCCCCAGGCCTTGGAGCGCTCCGAGGGCTGCTGGGCCTGGGTGGTGCTGCTGGCCTCCGTGGTGACGCAGGGCCTCACCCTGGGCTTCCCCACGTGCATCGGCATCTTCTTCACCGAACTGCAGCGTGAGTTCCGGGCCAGCAACAGCGAGACTTCCTGGTTCCCCTCCATCCTGACAGCCATGCTCCACGCAGGGG gcCCCCTGTGTAGTATCCTGGTGGGACGCTTTGGCTGCAGAGCGACGATGATGCTGGGCGGCGTGCTGGCCAGCCTGGGCATGGTGGCCGGCTCCTTCTGCCGCACCCTCGGCCAGCTCTACCTCACGGCAGGATTCATCACAG GCCTGGGCATGTGTTTCAGCTTTCAGTCAAGCATTACCGTGCTGGGACTGTACTTCACCCGCTGGCGGGTGCTGGCCAACGCGCTGGCCTCGGCGGGTGTCTCCCTAGGCATCACGCTCTGGCCGCTGCTCTCCCGTTACCTCCTGGAGGACCTGGGCTGGCGAGGCACCTTCCTCATCTTCGGCGGGGTCCTTCTCCACTGCTGCGTCTGCGGGGCTGTCGTGAAGCCTGTGCCTGCCAGCGTGACCCCAGAGGCCAGAGAAGGCCTCCCCTCACCTTCCAAGAGACCCTCGCAAGGCTGCCTGGTGGCATGTGGCCGGGCCATCCGGCGCCACCTGGCCTTCGACGTCCTGCGGGACAACGTGGGCTACCGCGTATACACGCTGGGGGTTGTCTGGATGATCATGGGTTTCCCGCTGCCCCACGTCTTCCTGGTCCCTTACGCCATTCGGCACGGGGTGGACGAACAAAAGGCAGCCCTGCTCATCTCCGTCATCGGCTTTAGCAACATCTTCCTGCGGCCCATGGCTGGGCTGGTGGCAGGCCGCCGGGAGTTTGCGGGCCACCGCAAGTACCTGTTCAGCCTGGCGACCCTGCTCAATGGGCTCACCAACCTGGTGTGTGTGGCGTCGGCCGACTTCCgggtcctggtgggctactgcctGGTGTACAGCGTGTCCATGAGCGGCATCGGTGCCCTGCTTTTCCAGGTCCTCATGGACATCGTCCCCATGGACCGGTTCTCCAGTGCCCTGGGGCTCTTCACCATCCTGGAGAGCATCTCCATCCTCATCTCCCCGCCGCTGGCTG GACTCCTCCTGGATGCCACCGACGACTTCAGCTACGTTTTCTACATGTCAAGTTTCTTCCTCATCTCAGCCGCCCTCTTCATGGGCGGCAGTTTCTGTGTCCTGGGAAAGAGGGAGCGGCAGGGCCCGTGGGCTGAGGTCAAAGGAGCCGTCCCAGAAGCTGCCCCGGAGCAGGGCCTCACCACAGAGGACATGGATGGTCCCGAGAAGCGGCTGCGTGTCGAGATCATGTACGTGACCAGCGTCTGA